The following are from one region of the Stanieria sp. NIES-3757 genome:
- a CDS encoding hypothetical protein (protein of unknown function DUF202) has translation MNEPLLPSQPPNIQAELAKERNRAAAERTLMAWIRTSLSLIGFGFGIDSIVSAIVSFQAVQDINRVRFSRFLGLSFIGLGVYALVTAAIEHRQELRQIQRQADYIYKSRRSLGLTVATALICIGAFAFISILWKAVT, from the coding sequence ATGAACGAACCTTTATTACCTTCACAACCCCCCAATATTCAAGCCGAACTTGCCAAAGAGCGCAATCGAGCAGCAGCAGAACGCACTCTTATGGCATGGATTCGTACCAGCCTTTCTCTAATCGGTTTTGGCTTCGGTATTGATAGTATAGTTAGCGCGATCGTTAGTTTTCAGGCAGTTCAGGATATCAACCGAGTACGCTTCTCCCGTTTTTTGGGATTGTCATTTATTGGACTGGGAGTATACGCTCTGGTTACTGCCGCGATCGAACATCGTCAAGAACTGCGGCAAATTCAGCGCCAAGCCGATTATATTTATAAATCCCGTCGTTCTTTAGGATTGACCGTAGCTACGGCCTTGATTTGTATCGGTGCCTTCGCCTTTATTAGCATTTTATGGAAAGCAGTAACTTAG
- a CDS encoding putative nonspecific acid phosphatase → MVIPLSSWNDTPTKQAILEFVMAVKDKSHANYVEPKERIATFDNDGTLWCEKPVVNQLARVLDQVAADARANPDLLQKPLYRATVDNDTAWFEMYSASDKLQELIAMILEIGVGWTVDEVETRALAWLETARHPRFKLPYTQVIYQPMLELIDYLHENDFRVFICSGGGMDFMRVFVEEIFNIPRDRTIGSNMKLAWEYRDGKPLLVRQLGIVEPFNVGAGKPINIQLHIGRPPILTGGNSNGDIEMMEFAAVSGKPYLNLLVHHDDCDREYAYDRSAERALVMAKERNWNIISMKRDWARIFPQ, encoded by the coding sequence ATGGTTATTCCTTTATCTTCCTGGAATGATACGCCGACCAAACAAGCAATTTTAGAGTTTGTAATGGCGGTTAAAGATAAATCTCACGCCAATTACGTCGAACCTAAAGAACGAATTGCTACTTTTGACAATGACGGTACTCTCTGGTGTGAAAAACCAGTAGTCAACCAACTGGCAAGAGTATTAGATCAAGTTGCTGCCGATGCCAGGGCAAATCCCGATTTACTCCAAAAACCCCTTTACCGAGCGACCGTAGACAATGATACCGCCTGGTTTGAGATGTATTCTGCTAGCGATAAGCTCCAGGAATTGATCGCCATGATTTTGGAAATAGGAGTGGGCTGGACGGTAGACGAAGTGGAAACTAGAGCCTTAGCCTGGTTGGAAACAGCCCGTCATCCGCGTTTTAAACTACCCTACACCCAGGTTATCTATCAACCGATGCTGGAACTGATTGATTATCTCCATGAAAACGATTTTCGGGTGTTTATTTGTTCTGGTGGTGGGATGGACTTTATGCGCGTATTTGTCGAAGAAATCTTTAACATACCTCGCGATCGCACCATTGGTTCTAATATGAAACTTGCCTGGGAATATCGAGATGGGAAACCCTTACTGGTCAGACAATTAGGCATCGTCGAACCCTTTAACGTTGGTGCTGGCAAGCCGATTAACATTCAGCTTCATATTGGCAGACCGCCCATTCTGACAGGGGGCAACAGCAATGGCGACATCGAAATGATGGAATTTGCCGCAGTCAGTGGCAAACCGTATTTAAACCTACTGGTGCATCATGACGACTGCGATCGCGAATACGCCTACGATCGCAGTGCCGAACGAGCGTTAGTAATGGCAAAAGAGCGTAACTGGAACATCATCAGCATGAAACGAGACTGGGCGCGGATCTTTCCTCAATAG
- a CDS encoding putative 5'-nucleotidase — protein MFSTGLINFDALIAIAETHGKQIFSILHTNDMHSNVVGVGPLCDYTPLSLGDDQTRGGYSRLGALIAERKAELKQLGPVLVLDAGDFSMGTAVAAACRELGAELQLMGRMGYDATTFGNHEFDLGPDSLGKAIKQSTMAGTVPALLAANSDFSADTERLQDLKKLAKAGIIKPYEIIERRGIRFGILGLIGYDAFRYAIDPGGVVFADPIETARYLVPKLKQKEQVDVAIALHHGGVSKGSSGKFDVGEDINLLKGVPELDLVIGGHTHTELHEPLLVGNRPVVQTGKYGENLGELILNLENGRVRVESYRLIPIDDRIKGDENIQAQVENFLRESGTAAFASRGYETKQPLVVVSEDWPMNYLDIESGTPLANVVSDALRQATGSQIALTANGLIRAGLIKGNSGGVQTVYDVFAIAPLGGGVVDPTAGSALLKGYFTAAELKNILEFFLVDDPHHPGEYFPRVSGLRFYYDPSRPRFDRVTALELGNIDDGYQEIALDFPTLYSFTTSLFGGTIIAAIPKLSKGALPLQPKKADGTPINTRTEAVADPRESTSPYVLPANANLDNSMAATDNANKEIKEWQAIMDYFVGLPLKNAAGISILEKNERTREVRAIKI, from the coding sequence ATGTTTAGCACTGGTCTCATTAACTTTGATGCGCTTATAGCGATCGCCGAAACTCATGGTAAGCAGATCTTCTCAATTCTCCATACCAACGATATGCACTCCAATGTGGTGGGCGTCGGTCCCCTGTGTGACTATACCCCACTCAGTCTAGGAGATGACCAGACCAGAGGCGGATATTCTCGATTAGGCGCTTTAATTGCTGAGCGCAAAGCGGAACTGAAGCAGCTAGGACCAGTGCTGGTGTTGGATGCTGGAGATTTCAGCATGGGGACTGCCGTAGCTGCCGCCTGTCGGGAACTAGGTGCCGAACTCCAGCTAATGGGGCGTATGGGCTACGATGCCACTACCTTTGGCAATCACGAATTCGATCTCGGTCCTGATAGTCTGGGAAAAGCAATTAAACAGTCAACAATGGCGGGAACAGTGCCTGCGTTGTTGGCAGCTAATAGCGATTTTAGTGCTGACACCGAGCGTCTGCAAGACCTTAAAAAATTAGCTAAGGCTGGCATAATTAAGCCCTATGAAATTATCGAACGCCGAGGAATTCGGTTTGGTATATTGGGATTGATTGGCTATGATGCCTTTAGATATGCTATCGACCCAGGGGGGGTAGTTTTTGCCGACCCTATTGAAACTGCTCGGTATTTAGTTCCAAAGCTGAAACAAAAAGAACAAGTTGATGTAGCGATCGCCCTGCACCACGGAGGAGTGTCTAAAGGTTCGAGCGGCAAGTTCGATGTTGGGGAAGACATTAACCTCTTGAAAGGTGTACCAGAACTAGATTTGGTGATTGGCGGTCATACTCATACCGAGTTGCACGAGCCGTTGTTAGTCGGTAATCGTCCTGTAGTACAGACGGGTAAATACGGTGAAAATCTGGGCGAACTAATACTAAATCTCGAAAACGGTCGAGTTCGGGTCGAATCTTATCGGTTAATTCCTATCGACGACCGGATTAAGGGAGATGAGAACATTCAAGCTCAGGTTGAGAACTTTTTACGGGAATCTGGAACTGCTGCCTTTGCTTCACGGGGATACGAAACTAAGCAACCACTGGTGGTAGTTTCGGAAGATTGGCCGATGAATTATCTCGATATTGAATCGGGAACTCCGTTAGCAAATGTTGTCTCGGATGCTCTACGCCAAGCTACAGGCAGTCAGATAGCTCTAACCGCCAACGGTCTAATTAGAGCCGGTTTAATCAAAGGTAACAGCGGTGGAGTCCAAACCGTTTACGATGTGTTTGCTATTGCCCCGCTGGGCGGTGGCGTTGTCGATCCGACGGCAGGGAGTGCTTTATTAAAAGGTTATTTTACAGCAGCGGAATTGAAAAATATCCTGGAATTTTTCCTGGTAGATGACCCCCATCATCCTGGGGAATATTTTCCCAGAGTATCGGGCTTGAGATTTTATTATGACCCCAGTCGTCCCCGCTTTGACCGAGTAACAGCACTGGAATTGGGCAACATCGATGACGGCTATCAGGAGATCGCTTTAGATTTTCCCACACTCTACAGCTTTACCACTAGTCTGTTTGGCGGAACTATTATTGCAGCTATCCCCAAACTCAGCAAGGGTGCGTTGCCGCTACAACCTAAAAAAGCCGATGGCACGCCTATTAATACTCGTACAGAAGCGGTTGCTGACCCAAGAGAATCTACCAGTCCCTATGTGTTACCTGCTAATGCTAACTTAGACAACTCTATGGCAGCGACTGATAATGCAAACAAAGAGATTAAAGAATGGCAGGCAATTATGGATTATTTTGTAGGCTTACCATTAAAAAACGCTGCGGGAATTTCCATTTTAGAAAAAAATGAGCGGACTAGGGAAGTTCGCGCTATCAAAATTTAA
- a CDS encoding hypothetical protein (protein of unknown function DUF202): MNLRDFTNRLNQWLARRQQRVLEEAYQSARVISELETQYFNGEKIAYSPDRSKTVYDYVRSLRDRQVLNIRSNLIQFGAGNFLFNRQHANQESLDTSGNSEFQSDEIIQKLNYIESVIAKYREDNFPDPELLNSKDTISTNEISDRADADLAKSEGTTSSNELAITRTKLAEIRTDLAKDRNRLAAERTLMAWIRTSLSMISFGFGIDRFFTYLKQSQTGTSVNQLTEERVLGLGLIVLGVVALAGGTLNYWHVLKNLERPQFKYTYASNRSFAITIAIVLVFIGLASYVPLITQDVSFKEIITLNSQIVTTLVSFSVFAIMLSLGAALSVSDLLAFWEQPALVARSLFAIIVIPPLILAAILSVFNLPETFVLALIFMIASPGPALLTKRAGTAGARLDFTLSLQITLALLAIMVTPLILKFFAVFYSSSQLTVNAVQVAKQVGLVQFLPLGIGVVIATIWKDTAAEIVELISTIANTLFIILVLIILIISLDIVPNLGTTILIATALITLLGLAIGQIAGIGLAPDIQSGIATATIARNAGLAIALAALNGQAKVIPVIVGVLIVGIIVAAPYSAWMKGKVRPAITTSAASTPS, translated from the coding sequence ATGAATTTGAGAGATTTTACAAACCGTTTGAATCAATGGCTCGCTCGTCGCCAACAGCGAGTGCTAGAAGAAGCCTATCAGAGCGCACGGGTCATTTCGGAACTGGAAACTCAATATTTTAATGGAGAGAAAATTGCCTACAGTCCTGACCGCAGTAAAACAGTATACGACTATGTTCGGAGTTTGCGCGATCGCCAAGTACTCAACATTCGGTCTAATCTAATTCAGTTCGGTGCTGGGAATTTTCTTTTCAATCGCCAACATGCTAACCAGGAGTCGCTAGATACTTCAGGGAATTCAGAATTTCAAAGCGATGAAATTATTCAGAAACTAAACTACATTGAATCTGTTATTGCCAAGTATCGAGAAGATAACTTTCCCGATCCCGAATTACTTAACTCAAAAGATACAATTTCTACTAACGAAATTTCCGACCGAGCTGATGCAGACCTTGCTAAATCTGAGGGAACTACAAGCAGCAACGAACTTGCCATAACTCGCACCAAGCTAGCAGAAATTCGCACTGACTTGGCAAAAGACCGCAATCGACTCGCAGCCGAACGCACCCTCATGGCTTGGATTCGGACTTCTCTATCGATGATTAGTTTTGGCTTTGGCATTGATCGCTTTTTTACCTATCTCAAGCAGTCGCAAACTGGAACCTCAGTAAATCAACTTACCGAAGAACGGGTTTTGGGATTGGGTTTAATTGTCTTGGGCGTAGTTGCTCTAGCGGGAGGCACTCTCAACTATTGGCACGTACTTAAAAATCTGGAACGACCTCAATTCAAATATACCTATGCTTCCAACCGCTCCTTTGCCATCACCATCGCGATCGTTCTCGTATTTATCGGACTAGCCAGCTATGTTCCCTTAATTACCCAAGACGTTAGTTTTAAAGAGATTATTACCCTCAATAGTCAAATTGTGACAACTCTTGTCTCCTTCTCGGTGTTTGCTATCATGCTCTCCCTGGGGGCGGCATTATCCGTATCGGACTTGCTAGCCTTCTGGGAACAGCCCGCTCTCGTAGCGCGATCGCTCTTTGCCATTATTGTTATTCCGCCTTTGATATTGGCAGCTATTCTTTCGGTTTTTAATCTTCCCGAAACTTTTGTCCTGGCTCTAATTTTTATGATTGCCTCACCGGGTCCCGCGCTGCTGACCAAACGAGCAGGAACTGCGGGGGCACGCCTGGACTTTACCCTCAGCTTGCAAATAACCCTGGCACTACTCGCGATCATGGTCACTCCTCTAATCTTGAAGTTCTTCGCCGTCTTCTATTCTAGTTCGCAGCTAACTGTTAATGCCGTACAAGTTGCCAAGCAAGTGGGACTCGTCCAGTTCCTACCGCTAGGTATTGGGGTTGTCATTGCAACTATCTGGAAAGACACAGCAGCAGAGATCGTGGAGCTAATAAGTACAATCGCCAATACACTATTTATTATTTTGGTACTGATTATCCTCATCATTAGTTTAGACATCGTTCCCAATTTAGGGACGACAATACTAATTGCCACCGCTCTAATAACGCTACTCGGTTTAGCCATTGGACAGATTGCAGGCATTGGCTTGGCTCCAGATATCCAGTCGGGAATTGCCACCGCCACCATCGCTCGTAATGCCGGACTGGCGATCGCCTTAGCTGCCCTCAATGGACAGGCAAAGGTCATCCCCGTCATTGTCGGCGTGCTGATCGTTGGCATTATAGTCGCTGCACCTTATTCTGCCTGGATGAAAGGTAAGGTTCGACCGGCAATAACAACTAGTGCGGCAAGTACACCTTCTTGA
- a CDS encoding hypothetical protein (protein of unknown function DUF202): protein MSSTPPRPTNVTTQLAKERTREAAERTMASWIQNCIGIIGFGAGFDSIVVALHQTFSERSPAFDLNLAHIIGLMAIAIGIFLLVLMRFVYQQEVRSLEREDYLERPTRLSNLGILVSSITLYGVIALVAVLLVLPR, encoded by the coding sequence ATGAGTTCAACTCCACCCAGACCTACTAATGTCACTACCCAATTAGCAAAAGAACGCACCCGTGAAGCTGCCGAACGTACTATGGCAAGCTGGATTCAAAACTGTATTGGCATTATCGGTTTTGGTGCGGGGTTCGATAGTATTGTTGTTGCATTGCATCAGACGTTTTCAGAAAGGAGTCCGGCATTTGACCTAAATCTTGCTCACATCATCGGACTGATGGCGATCGCCATCGGCATCTTTTTGCTAGTTCTGATGAGGTTTGTCTATCAGCAAGAGGTACGCTCTTTAGAAAGAGAAGATTATTTAGAGCGACCTACCCGTCTCTCGAATCTGGGTATCCTGGTTAGTTCCATTACCCTTTATGGTGTAATTGCCCTCGTAGCAGTTTTGTTAGTTCTGCCCAGGTAA